TGGAGTCCATGACTCCCAGCCTTCTCTCCTGGACGTCCCGATAAGTGAGGAACTCCAGCTTCGGCGCCGTTGGATCTTTTGCCGGGTCCGCGGCGTAGACGCCGTCCACCGCATGCTTGGCCATCAACAGCACCGATGCGTTAATCTCGATGGCCCTCAGGGCCGCTGCTGTATCAGTCGTCATGAACGGGTTGCCGGTCCCGCATGCAAATATCACTACCCTGCCGGTCTCAAGGTGGTGGATCGCCCTGCGCCGGATGAACGGCTCCGCCATCTGCTGGATGAGCAGGGCCGACTGCACCCGGGTCTCTACTCCGTAATTGCGTTCAAGCACATCCTGGAGCGACACGGAATTCATCAGAGTCGCCAGCATACCGGCGTAGTCGGCGGTGGCGCGGTCCATCCCGACCTGCGCCTCGGCATCAGCGCCGCGCCAGATATTGCCGGCCCCAACGACTATGCCGACCTGTACGCCCATGTCGGCGATGTCTTTGACCTGGGAGGCGATGTAATAGATAGCCTCCCGGTCTATGCCGAATCCCCTGTTGCCCTTGAACGACTCTCCGCTAAGCTTGAGCAGAACTCGCTTATACTTTGCGCCGTTTGTGGTCACTACCTATTCTCCGATGGAGAACCGGGTAAACCTTCTGACGCGGACATTCTCTCCAACCTTGGCCACTACCTCGTTGATGAGGTCCTGCACGGTCTTCGAGGAGTCTTTGATAAAAGTCTGTTGCAGCAGGGCGACCTCTTGAGGCTTGGCTGTGTCGCCCTCAGGGATCAGCGCCTTGTCTATGTAAAGCGGCGACATCGCAGCGACCTGCATGGCGATATCGTGCGCGAGCTGCTTGAACTGCTCCGTCCTGGCGACGAAGTCGGTCTCGCAGTTGATCTCGACGATGGCGCCAACGCGGCCACCACTGTGAATGTAGCAGTCAACCAGGCCGTCTTTGGCATCGCGGCTCGCCTTTTTGGCGGCCGTTGCAACGCCCTTGGCCTTCAGGATCTCCTGGGCCTTGGCGATATTGCCGTTCGCCTGCGCCAGGGCCTTCTTGCAGTCCATGATACCGGCGCCGGTAAGCTCCCGGAACTCCTTTATCTGATCGAGAGTCGCTTCCACTAAAAAGGGTCCTCCTACTGCTGCTGAGCGCCGCGAGGGGCCTTTCGCCTGTTCTCGGCGGACTCTTCATCTTCTTCGAATGAGATATCGGCGGCCTTGGCTGCCATGGAGCCGGGCTGGGGCCGGTCGGCGTCGCCGGGGGCAGCGGTTGTGTCCGACACAACCACGTCCCTGCGGTTTGTGCCTTCAATTACGGCGTCGGCCATGCGGCCAGTGACAAGCCGGATAGAGCGAATCGCATCGTCGTTCCCGGGGACAGGGTAGTCTATGTACGTAGGGTCGCAGTCCGTGTCCACGAGGGCGACGATCGGCACGCCCATGCGGCGGGCCTCTGCGACGGCGTTTGACTCTTTGCCCACATCGATGATGAACAGGGCCCCGGGCATGGAGGTCATCTCCTTGATACCGCCGAGGTACTTGTTCAGCTTCTGGATCTCTTCCTCAATTCCCTGGGCCTCTTTCTTGGAGAGGACATCGAGCTCGCCCTTGGCCTTGCGCTGCTCCAGGTTTACCAGATAGTCGATGCGCGACTGGATTGTGGTGAAGTTGGTAAGCGTGCCGCCGAGCCACCGCGTGTTCACGAAGAAGGAGCCGCTGCGCTGCGCCTCCGCCTGCACGGTGTCGTGGGCCTGCTTCTTGGTACCCACAAAAATGACCTTCTGCCCGCTTGCGGCAACCTCTTCCACAAACGCCCCCGCACGCTCAAGGTACTGGAGCGTCTGCTGAAGGTCTATAATGTGGATGCCGTTACGATGGGCAAAGATATACTGCTTCATCTTTGGGTTCCAGCGCCTGCGCTGGTGTCCAAAGTGAACGCCGGCCTCCAGCAAAGACTTCATCGTGATCTGAGTCCTTACCGGCTCTGCCCTGGTTTCCTCCAACTGTTGCACCATTTAGTCTGTTCACCCTCCTGCATTTCAGGGGCACAAATATCCTTCGAATACGAAACTGTATTCGCCGCAGTGCAGTATAGCACAGCGGGGCGCGCTGTGCTACAATCTTACGAAATAAACATAAAAGCAATGGGATGGTGCGTTTTTCGCATGGGACTGGACAAGAGCGTCAAGGACACGGTTATCGGCGATTTCAAGGCCCGCGATGGCGATACAGGCTCGACCGAAGTGCAGGTTGCTCTCATCACCAAGAGGATTGAGACGCTGAACAACCACCTTCGGTCCCACAAGCACGACGAAGCCACTCGGCGAGGCCTCTTCAAGCTGGTCGGCCAGCGGCGAAGGCTCCTGCGTTACCTGAATGCGGAAGATGTGGGGCGGTACCGCTCCCTCATTGCCAAGCTGGGCATACGCAAGTAGCACCCCTGCCCCCACCATCCGCGGGGCTACTTTGTCGCACCCAACCAGGAGGCTTTCTTTTCCAATGGTGTCTTCTTTTCAACGCCAGATAGGTAGTGACGTCTTCAATTTGGAGACCGGACGCCTGGCGCTACAGGCCAACGGCTCCGTCCTCGTTCGCCATGGCGATACAGTGGTCCTCGTAACCGCCACGATGTCCAGACCTCGTGAAGGGATAGATTTCTTCCCCCTCACCGTGGACTTCGAAGAGCGGATGTATGCCAAGGGCAAGATCCCCAACATTTACTTCCGCAGAGAGGGGCGACCGAGCACCGAAGCAACGCTCACCGCCCGCCTGACTGACCGACCGATTCGCCCGCTCTTCCCCAAGGACTTCCGCAACGAGGTCCAGATCATTATTACGGCTCTATCCACAGATATGGAGAGGCCGCTTGATATCGTCGCAATGGTGGGCGCGTCAACAGCTCTCAGCATATCGGACATCCCGTTCAACGGGCCGATCGGCGCGTGCCGCGTGGGCTACGTGAACGGCGAGTTCGTTGTCAACCCCACCTACCAGCAGATGGAAGAGAGCGAGCTGGACCTTATCGTCGCCGGCAGCCGCAATGGCGTCATCATGATCGAGGCCGGCTCATACGAGTTCCCGGAAGACCTCATGCTGCAGGCCGTCGAGATTGCCCAAAAGGCGAACCTTGAGGCAATAACCCTCCAGGAGGAGATGGCGGCGGCGGTCGGCAAGGCCAAGTCGTCCTACACTCCCTTCGGCCCGACGCCTGAGCTTGAGCGACTGGTTGCCGAGAAGGTCGGCACGCGCATCGCCGACGCTTTTGTTCGGGGCACAACCAAGGCCGAGCGCAACACGGCAATGGACAGCATCAAGCAGGAGTTGCTTGAGCAGTTCCAGGACGAGTACGAGCCGAAGAGTATCTCCGGCGCCTTCGAGGCGTATACGGAGAAGGAGTTCCGAAAGCGCGTCCTGGAGCACGGTGAAAGGCCTGACGGTCGCGGCGTCAAGGAGATTCGCCCCATTTCAGCGGACGTTTCACTCC
This genomic stretch from SAR202 cluster bacterium harbors:
- a CDS encoding UMP kinase; protein product: MTTNGAKYKRVLLKLSGESFKGNRGFGIDREAIYYIASQVKDIADMGVQVGIVVGAGNIWRGADAEAQVGMDRATADYAGMLATLMNSVSLQDVLERNYGVETRVQSALLIQQMAEPFIRRRAIHHLETGRVVIFACGTGNPFMTTDTAAALRAIEINASVLLMAKHAVDGVYAADPAKDPTAPKLEFLTYRDVQERRLGVMDSTALSLCMDNQMPIVVFDLFAQGNLRRILSGERLGSLVAEKVP
- the rpsO gene encoding 30S ribosomal protein S15; its protein translation is MGLDKSVKDTVIGDFKARDGDTGSTEVQVALITKRIETLNNHLRSHKHDEATRRGLFKLVGQRRRLLRYLNAEDVGRYRSLIAKLGIRK
- the tsf gene encoding translation elongation factor Ts, whose amino-acid sequence is MEATLDQIKEFRELTGAGIMDCKKALAQANGNIAKAQEILKAKGVATAAKKASRDAKDGLVDCYIHSGGRVGAIVEINCETDFVARTEQFKQLAHDIAMQVAAMSPLYIDKALIPEGDTAKPQEVALLQQTFIKDSSKTVQDLINEVVAKVGENVRVRRFTRFSIGE
- the rpsB gene encoding 30S ribosomal protein S2, giving the protein MKSLLEAGVHFGHQRRRWNPKMKQYIFAHRNGIHIIDLQQTLQYLERAGAFVEEVAASGQKVIFVGTKKQAHDTVQAEAQRSGSFFVNTRWLGGTLTNFTTIQSRIDYLVNLEQRKAKGELDVLSKKEAQGIEEEIQKLNKYLGGIKEMTSMPGALFIIDVGKESNAVAEARRMGVPIVALVDTDCDPTYIDYPVPGNDDAIRSIRLVTGRMADAVIEGTNRRDVVVSDTTAAPGDADRPQPGSMAAKAADISFEEDEESAENRRKAPRGAQQQ